A part of Bufo bufo chromosome 7, aBufBuf1.1, whole genome shotgun sequence genomic DNA contains:
- the LOC121008691 gene encoding E3 ubiquitin/ISG15 ligase TRIM25-like codes for MSVCHTLQRRGMAVRRCPDRMVKMMRRSTSEEASPGGPGCEGMASADLRAELDCSICLSLYTAPVSLRCGHNFCRFCIVSALDAQEAAGVYSCPDCRAEYPERPALEKNRKLGNIVERFLSARPDMEETGIFCTYCIRSPVPAVKSCLQCDNSLCDDHLMAHNKTMDHILTEPTRSFVNKKCSLHKKVLEYYCPQDAACVCAFCCLVGEHRGHQVELLDEASEKKKKKLEKYLDEGNLQKAEIQARVQNLQDRQRNIQEKTSDKRNIIKKLFMDIKKQMKMAEKKVLSEISRQEEKIVSQISDLIKKLEIEEDELSRKMRHVEEMCHVTDPIRLLQESDITVCGHGDDEDTGGDGGEGRSEDDLDEVLISLTLLRSMRDIVTNVTSELGLHVPDILLDEDTANIYVKISEDLKTATRTEEEEHGRPISPGRFLNYAQVLSRCGLSSGRHYWEVAWNQMGRCDIGLSYPSIDKDGDLSGSGENDKSWCLTLEDAEYSVLHDSVKETLHSKLTCPTLGVFLDYEAGHLSFFEPRYPIKHLHTFTATFTEPLHVLLYVEDEASVTILS; via the exons atgtctgtgtgtcacactctgcagagacgaggcatggCTGTGAGacgttgtccggaccgaatggtgaagatgatgagaagatctacatcagaggaggcatcacctggaggccctggatgtgaggg AATGGCATCTGCTGATCTGAGGGCCGAGCTGGACTGCTCCATCTGCCTGAGCCTCTATACAGCCCCCGTATCCCTGAGATGTGGACACAACTTCTGCCGCTTCTGTATTGTGAGTGCGCTGGATGCGCAGGAGGCAGCTGGAGTGTATTCCTGTCCTGACTGCAGAGCAGAATATCCAGAGCGTCCGGCCCTGGAGAAGAACAGGAAGCTGGGGAACATAGTGGAGCGTTTCTTATCTGCTCGGCCTGATATGGAGGAGACCGGGATCTTCTGTACTTACTGTATAAGGTCTCCTGTACCGGCTGTGAAGTCATGTCTGCAGTGTGATAACTCTCTATGTGACGACCACCTGATGGCCCATAACAAGACAATGGATCATATATTAACAGAACCCACCAGGTCCTTTGTCAACAAAAAATGTTCCCTCCACAAGAAGGTCCTGGAGTATTACTGCCCGCAGGACGCAGCTTGTGTGTGTGCGTTTTGCTGTCTGGTTGGCGAGCACAGGGGACACCAGGTGGAACTTCTAGATGAGGCCtctgagaagaagaagaagaaactgGAGAAATATCTGGATGAAGGAAACCTACAAAAAGCAGAAATCCAGGCAAGAGTTCAGAATCTGCAGGATCGTCAGAGGAATATCCAGGAGAAAACCTCTGATAAGAGGAATATTATCAAGAAGTTATTTATGGACATTAAGAAACAAATGAAAATGGCAGAAAAGAAAGTGCTGAGCGAGATCTCCAGGCAGGAGGAGAAGATTGTGTCCCAGATATCTGATCTGATCAAGAAGCTGGAAATAGAGGAGGACGAGCTGTCCAGGAAGATGCGTCACGTGGAGGAGATGTGTCATGTCACCGACCCAATAAGACTCCTACAAGAAAGTGACATTACAGTATGTGgtcatggagatgatgaggacacAGGGGGAGATGGTGGAGAGGGCAGGTCTGAGGATGATCTGGATGAGGTTCTGATCTCACTGACCTTACTCCGATCTATGAGGGATATTGTCACCAATGTCACATCAGAGCTCGGGCTCCATGTTCCAGACATATTGCTGGATGAGGACACTGCTAATATATATGTGAAAATTTCAGAAGATCTGAAAACGGCAACAAGAACTGAAGAAGAAGAACATGGCAGACCAATATCACCAGGAAGGTTCCTGAATTATGCCCAGGTGTTAAGCAGATGTGGCCTCTCCTCAGGAAGACATTACTGGGAGGTAGCGTGGAACCAAATGGGAAGATGTGACATCGGACTGTCCTATCCCAGTATAGATAAGGATGGAGATCTGTCTGGGTCTGGTGAGAATGATAAATCTTGGTGTCTGACCctggaagatgcagaatactcggTGTTACATGATTCAGTCAAAGAAACGCTACATTCAAAGCTAACCTGTCCAACACTTGGAGTCTTCTTAGACTATGAGGCCGGGCATCTGTCCTTCTTTGAGCCGCGTTACCCCATCAAACACTTACACACCTTCACCGCCACCTTCACTGAACCCCTTCATGTTCTCCTCTATGTGGAGGATGAAGCCTCTGTTACGATATTAAGCTGA